From the Glycine max cultivar Williams 82 chromosome 11, Glycine_max_v4.0, whole genome shotgun sequence genome, the window TAGAACTCATACTCTCTATAAGGCAATGGCTTGCAAGTGACAAGCCCTTCATGCACAACTATAAACAGCTAGTCATATAGATAACAAAACAAGGCCCTACTTGATCTGTTGATTACATTTGCAGCTATGGTGAGAAGTAATTGTTATTGCTAAATAATGCACTGCAGTTGATACAATTCTAGGAAAGCATTAATATAGTTGATAGTCATGGACCAAGCATGCTGAATTCTCATATTGAAATACGTATGAActggaaaaaaatttaattatgaacTTGATACAGATCTTCAAACATGATCCATTGAAAGTTATACAGAGAAGTATAAAACACAATGTTGTGAACAGCCCTGTCCTCTGGATGTAATTAGACTTAGTCTCGGGAGGTTTTCTTTCCACATCCTTGatccaaacatttttttatacttgcaAATAGAATTCCAGTAGTGTTTTCTCAACTGATACGTTTCTTTGGGTTCCCACTGGTATCAACTTTTCTTATCATCCGTCTATGATGTATCTGTAAGACTACAAGTATAACTCCCTTTTGCTTTTGACAAATCTTGAGCTTATTTTACTATTAAACTATTGCAGGCTCTGGATACATTCAATGCCACAATTGTTTCGCCTGTATATTATGTAATGTTCACCACTCTTACTATTATTGCCACTGCAATAATGTTTAAGGTATGATAatatactcattttttttattccttaggTGATATCTcaaacttttctttttgctgAACAATAGGATATGACAAACTTGACTGTTTACTTTCAGGATTGGTCCCGGTCAGGATATCAGCAGCATAGCCTCTGAGATATGTGGATTCATCACTGTTCTTACAGGAACAATCATATTGCACATGACTAGAGAACAGGAAGAATCCAATATGCAAAGTacagaataacatgttgcttttaATCTGATTCATGCCAGTTTCCATTTGTTTGCTAATGCATTTATAGACTCTTACAACTCATAGGGATTTGTCTATAGCAATTAAACCTGATGAAGTGATGGTATCTTATCTATTTGATGCAGAGACCTTTACATGGTTTATAGGTGAGGATTTGATGAAGGATGTTGAGAATGAACACCTGATTCTTATACACGATTCGGATTACCTAGAACGTTGAGTTTTCCTTGGAGGTTAGGTTGATGTGCGAGAACATCTTCCATCAGTGCCAATACAATGACGTGAGCGTGTCCATGGTCACATGATGTGGTGCATTTGCAATGTGCATTGCTTGTCCTTGAGCTTAATGAATTCAAGCATCGATGGTGCTATAGTTTTCTAACCATTTTCTACGCATGCTATTTGCATGCAGTTGTTAACTGGAGCCATCCCAGAATACGTGTGATATGCTAATTGTGATCAAGTGCCGAATCGTTTTCCAACGGAAATGAGATTGCTGTCTCATTACAACAAATGAAATTTTTGGAGCGATCTTATGCCCTGGTCCATTGTCCATCTTAGCCAGTGTAACTTTTCttctcatatatattttttttggtaggaAGTGAGCAATTGTTCATATAGTTCCGTCTGTATttctcatttaattaattattaggtTTATCgtttcttttcttgttggcttccGCTGAAAATGTTGAGGATATTTATTCTCTGATCTTCAGAAGTAAAAAGTGAATTATTTTGTTATCTATTTCTTATCCTGATTTTCTTTCTCCAGACCTGAGGATACTAGCAAACAAAGATGACTTAATACAGTTATTCGCATCAAAGAACCTGCTAGTGGTAGTTTTGCATGGCATCTATCTTTTGGAAACTTTGTTCTGTCCCAATTCCTCACTATGGTTTATATATAATTCGTTAAATTGTTGCTTCAATTCGAAGTGAACTCCGTGTTAAACTGTTAATCTTAATGTTGATAAactttctccactttttttaaaaccagAATTAGAACATCCATTAGAAATACCTGTCAATGAATGTGGCTGAGAGACGTCATCAGTCATCTGCATAGATTCCTTTTCTTCAAGAAATTTTGGTGAGATAAGTGGTGTGGTATATGAAATTAAGAGATAAGGTAGGAACATGTTTTATAGGCTAAACgaccattatttttattatttttttaatgtttagatTGGTTGTTTctcttgaaaattttattttcatccattatcttatttaaaagatttaaaatgatcttttatcttttaaaaagattattttaatacttcatcttatttaaaaagatttaaaattttccttcaacttcaacaatttaaatatattcaaaatgacCATTTATCTAATTGTTATTTAAaggataatattaaatatatttaaatagttgAATAATCATTTGAATCTTTTTAAATTAGATGAGAtatcaaatttaactttttaaaagagaaaaataattattttgaacaaaataaatatgataaaagaccaaaacaattttttagccTATTCTATGATGCATTCTCATTAACACTGTTTTATTTGCTAAAATTTGTTAATGGCTTCTACTcataattttactaattttaaactaataataaaaagcaaactaaaaaatattaaaatcattttcCTTAAAATTAATAGCctattgttctttaatttctttatacCAACCAAAAATTGACCATATATGTGGAAAAATTAACAGCCTATAGTGAATCAATAGTATATCTACTAAACTACCAAGAAATTATTcttattgtttttcttaatttttgttttgacatttatatattaaaattttagtttccaaTTCTTACAATTCTAAAACAGCTAAATAATTatccctttgttttttttaaattttttgttttgtcatttatgtttttaaagtttAGTTTGGAATTCTTCCTATTGTCACACTTCAATTTCGATTTAAACTCCtacatcaataattaattactagtaatttaaaaaattacaggaATTAAAACTTGAGTATAACCataccaattttaaaaaattaatcaacattgctcttagaatttaatttttgacttaaatatgtttttgttcttaattagtattttttatttttggttcctatttttttaattttaatatctgTAAGTACCttttcaattttggtttgtaagtttttttttcatttttagttcttgtttttgtaaatttatgttttttaattttagttttttaatattctattttttttcatttatagctaaacataaaatattttacaagaaccaaaattaaaaacacgcaaacttataaatattaaaatcagaAAAATGAACTTATGAAAAATACACAaatctttatttaaatattttgcatCGAAaggacattatttttattttttttactgaactaaatgacttatttgatactatatcttattctttttattcaGTTTGATCtttcatcatttaaaaatatcaatttgattatttatctttttttaatttagtcatttaaattttaaaacattcaatttgatcatttatcttattttttggtttaatttaatcttttatcttaattttatttttcagtctaATCCTCTaatctatttaaaaatgaagtgttaatcatttaaaaaaaattaaattttttttcccctGATAAAAgattaaactgaaaaaaaatgaaggattaaATAGTTGATTTGgccattttaatattattattaaagaaaaCAAGAGGAGGGTAATTGGCACCGTTAAGAAATACTATGGTCTGAGGTCGTATATAAATGTGTCCACCGCGTGGCTGTGGTTCGCTGAAGAAAAACGCAAGCTGTTTGTTAGggagagaagaaagagagaaaaagaaaaatcaaaggacGGTGGTGAGTGCTGCTTCTGCTTCATCATCATCAGAGAAGAATGGCGGCTACTGTGTCTTCTGCGTGGTCAAAGCCCGGCGCGTGGGCTCTCGATTCCGAGGAACACGAAGCCGAACTCCTTCAACAGAACAACGACAAGCCACTCGCCGACTTCCCCTCCCTCGCCGCCGCCGCTGCCAAGCCCAAGAAGAAGAAGGCCCAGACCTACTCCCTCGCCGAATTCACCGCCAAACCCGACACCTCCTTTGCCGACCAAGATCCCGTCGTCCTCCCCACCGGCCCCCGCCAGCGCACCGCCGAGGAGCTCGACCGCACCCGCCTCGGTGGCGGCTTCCGCAACTACGGCGACCGCCCCAACAGGAACAACTCCGGCGGCGGCGACGAGTCTTCCAATTCCCGCTGGGGTTCATCTAGGGTTTCTGACGAGCCCAGGAGAAATGGTTTTGGGGCTAGGGATTCCAATCGGGAGCTTCCCCCTTCGCGCGCTGACGAAACTGATAATTGGGCTGCGTCGAAGAAACCCTCTGGAGGAGGGTTTGAGAGGAGGGAGAGGGACAAAGGAGGGTTTTTCGATTCGCAGTCTCGTGCGGATGAATCTGATAGTTGGGTTTCGAATAAGAGCTTTGTGCCGTCGGAGGGGCGGAGATTCAGCTCCAACGGCGGCGGAGAGAGGAGGGTTGTTGGATTCGGCTCCAGCGGCGGCGCGGATTCCGACAATTGGAACAATAAGAAGAAGAGTGAGTCCAACATTGGTAGCAGCGAGAGTGTTGGTGTTGGTGGGAGGCCGAAGCTTGTGTTGCAACCTCGGACACTGTCGGTGAGCAATGAAGGGGATAATGTGGGGAAGCCTAAAGGGGTTAATCCGTTCGGAGAGGCGAGGCCGAGGGAGCAGGTTTTGGCGGAGAAAGGGCAGGattggaagaagattgatgagCAGCTTGAGAGCGTCAAGATTAAGGAGacaagtggtggtggtggtgatgggtTTGGAAAGAGGGGTTTTGGGTCCTCCaacggtggtggtggaggacgTGCTATTTTGCCTGAAAGTCGCACTGAGAGGAGTTGGAGGAAGCCCCAATCTGATGATGATCGCCCTAAAAGGTTTGTCATTGACACCTATAACAACCCAACATGGTTGTTACTTCATCAttacttgtttttgtgtttgagaATGTGCTATGCATCTTTTATAATAATGAGGAACTTAAGATTGATTGATTCATTGTGTCCCCTTAGCTGATACCAGAATGGGAAAGTAAATGA encodes:
- the LOC100798129 gene encoding eukaryotic translation initiation factor 4B3 — encoded protein: MAATVSSAWSKPGAWALDSEEHEAELLQQNNDKPLADFPSLAAAAAKPKKKKAQTYSLAEFTAKPDTSFADQDPVVLPTGPRQRTAEELDRTRLGGGFRNYGDRPNRNNSGGGDESSNSRWGSSRVSDEPRRNGFGARDSNRELPPSRADETDNWAASKKPSGGGFERRERDKGGFFDSQSRADESDSWVSNKSFVPSEGRRFSSNGGGERRVVGFGSSGGADSDNWNNKKKSESNIGSSESVGVGGRPKLVLQPRTLSVSNEGDNVGKPKGVNPFGEARPREQVLAEKGQDWKKIDEQLESVKIKETSGGGGDGFGKRGFGSSNGGGGGRAILPESRTERSWRKPQSDDDRPKSAEKVENEPDQKKEVEDEHVEEN